DNA from Synergistaceae bacterium:
GGACGAACTGGACCCCCAGTCCTTCTTCTGGTGGTTCGACACTCTCACCAAGCTTTAGCGGGGCTGCTCACTCCTCCCTCGCCTTCAGCGGCTCTAGCCCCAGCGGCCTGAACACCAGCATGCTGAGAGACAGCACGCACGCCACCAGCAGGAAGGCGGCGAAGTAGCCCTCCTCCGTGTACACGCCCGGCCTTGCGGTCGGGAAGAGGTCTATTATCACACCGCTCAGCCACTGGGAGAGTATCGTGGAGAAGACGGCGATCATGTTCATCGCGCCGAAGACGACTCCCTTCTCTTCCGGAGGCGTCAAGGCCGTCACCCCGGCGAGCACGAAGATGCCGCGAAGGCCGGTGGCCGCACCCAGTGCCAGGGCTGCGACACCCCCCACCCATACCGGGCACGCCAGGTAGACCACCCCCAGCAGGACGAACCAGACGACCGAGTTCAAAGCAATCGTCTTCCGTATCGTGATCGGCAACCTCTCCGGCGTGATGACGATACCACCCGCCAGCAACGGGCCGACCATCATCCCCACACTTATCAAGGAGCTCCAGAAGCGGGCGGACGCGGCCGACACCTTGAAGGCCACCTCGAACCAGACCGCACCCCACAGCCCCTGGAAGACCACCAGCGACGCCGCCGAGGCCGCCCAGAGAGTCATGAGGGCCCTCATCCGCCTGTCTCGGAACACGAAGATCAGAGCTCTTCCGATCCCGGGGACGAGGGACGATAGGGACTTGGACTTGCCCCCGTCTGCGGCTTTTTTCCTCAGAGGGTCCTCCTTCGCCTTCATACCGAGGACGAGTGCCATGACTGAGCTGATCGCGGCGAGCGCCGTGAACACCGGCCCTATGCCGAATCTGTCCACCGCGAAGCCGAGAGGCGCGACCGAGACCATCGCGCCGAGGTTGGAGACCGCGAAGTTTATCCCCGCGTAGAAGGTGTAGCGCTCGTGGGGAAAGGCGAAGGCGATGAACACCAATGTTGCCGAGTACATCGGGGATACGCCGAGCCCGGAGACGAGACGCCAGACCCCCAGGGTGAATGGGGTCCTGACGAGGGTCAGCAGCAGGCACGAGGCCGCGGTGAGTACCAGGCCCCACGCGACGACCCTGACAGGCCCGTGCCGGTCGTGGAGGACGCCCGAGATCGGCTGCATCAGGGCGTAGGAGTAGAAGTGCGCGCTGGATATGAACCCGACCAGCGAGGCGCTGATACCCAGACGCTCCGCCTCCAGCGGCATGATGACCGAGGCCGACACGCGGAAGAAGATCGTCATGAAGAACGACAGGGTCAGGACGAAGTACAGGGGGAAGTTCCGGTCCTTGAACAACGACCAGTAGTTGGCTTTTGACGCGCTCACGCTTTTTTGCTCCTTTGCCATTTCGGTGGACGGAACGCGACAAAGCATATCACACATGCGAGGATAAGAGAACAGGGAACCATTTCGCCCTCCGTGTTTCCTCCTGTTCGCAGCAGACCTCCGCCGCGAGCCCCGCTCTCCCCGGACAAATACACCCAGTTCTATATTTTAGATATTGACATTCCAATCGTATGTCTTTATACTGACATACGAATACAGTATGTATGTATTGTGCACGAAGACATTCGAAGGGAGAGTGCTATCGTGGCGGTCAAGATGACGCGAAGCAACGAGGTCCAGGGCAGCTCCGCCGCCCGTCTACTGGAGATGATCCTTCCCCGGCCCTCCTCCACTTTCTTTATGCGGTGCTCCGGTGCCGAGCCGTCGATACTGGTGGTCGACCGTTCTCTCCCTCCGTCGGAGGGGGCCAGGGTGGTGCTGAGAACGGAGAAGGGACTCAGGGTTGCGACCCTCGGCCCGAAATTCAACCCGTCGACCGTGTGGGGCGTGGTGACATGGATAATTCGCTCCCCAG
Protein-coding regions in this window:
- a CDS encoding MFS transporter, which translates into the protein MSASKANYWSLFKDRNFPLYFVLTLSFFMTIFFRVSASVIMPLEAERLGISASLVGFISSAHFYSYALMQPISGVLHDRHGPVRVVAWGLVLTAASCLLLTLVRTPFTLGVWRLVSGLGVSPMYSATLVFIAFAFPHERYTFYAGINFAVSNLGAMVSVAPLGFAVDRFGIGPVFTALAAISSVMALVLGMKAKEDPLRKKAADGGKSKSLSSLVPGIGRALIFVFRDRRMRALMTLWAASAASLVVFQGLWGAVWFEVAFKVSAASARFWSSLISVGMMVGPLLAGGIVITPERLPITIRKTIALNSVVWFVLLGVVYLACPVWVGGVAALALGAATGLRGIFVLAGVTALTPPEEKGVVFGAMNMIAVFSTILSQWLSGVIIDLFPTARPGVYTEEGYFAAFLLVACVLSLSMLVFRPLGLEPLKAREE
- a CDS encoding molybdenum ABC transporter permease, translated to MAVKMTRSNEVQGSSAARLLEMILPRPSSTFFMRCSGAEPSILVVDRSLPPSEGARVVLRTEKGLRVATLGPKFNPSTVWGVVTWIIRSPV